One genomic segment of Microbispora sp. ZYX-F-249 includes these proteins:
- a CDS encoding LysR family transcriptional regulator has product MLSSHRLKVLLEVFRTGSIAGAAKSLRLSPSAVSHQLARLEEEAGVGLVERAAHSLRLTAAGHRLAGRAQEVLDLIESAEKDLLAQARADAGQLRIGFFASAGYRLLPMALSSFTARHPGVVLDLVLGQPHELLTDVERGELDVLVVFEHALDPWKAPKGVEVVHLFDEPQLLVMPLGHPVGHRPRVRLTDLADEPWITTFGTETPVSVLERASALEGFTPTIRCRSDHYEVTLGLVRAGLGVALVPSLGVQGAAGIQVCQVEGQKLYRRVGAALRPTNPNPALRAFVDYLRDASARLSVTLR; this is encoded by the coding sequence ATGCTCAGCAGCCACCGCCTCAAGGTGCTCCTGGAGGTCTTCAGGACCGGGAGCATCGCCGGAGCCGCCAAGTCCCTGCGGCTGTCGCCCTCGGCCGTCTCCCACCAGCTCGCCCGGCTGGAGGAGGAGGCCGGGGTCGGGCTGGTGGAGCGGGCCGCGCACAGCCTGCGGCTGACCGCGGCGGGTCACCGCCTGGCCGGGCGGGCCCAGGAGGTGCTCGACCTCATCGAATCCGCCGAGAAGGACCTGCTCGCGCAGGCGCGGGCGGACGCCGGGCAGTTGCGCATCGGGTTCTTCGCCTCGGCCGGTTACCGCCTGCTGCCGATGGCGCTGTCGTCGTTCACTGCCCGCCATCCGGGGGTCGTGCTCGACCTGGTGCTCGGGCAGCCGCACGAGCTGCTGACCGACGTGGAGCGCGGCGAGCTGGACGTGCTGGTCGTCTTCGAGCACGCGCTGGACCCCTGGAAGGCGCCGAAGGGCGTGGAGGTCGTCCACCTGTTCGACGAGCCGCAGCTCCTCGTCATGCCGCTCGGCCATCCCGTGGGACACCGGCCCCGCGTGCGGCTGACCGACCTGGCCGACGAGCCGTGGATCACCACGTTCGGCACCGAGACCCCGGTGTCGGTGCTGGAGCGGGCCAGCGCCCTGGAGGGGTTCACGCCCACCATCCGCTGCCGCAGCGACCACTACGAGGTGACGCTCGGCCTGGTCCGGGCCGGGCTCGGCGTGGCCCTCGTGCCGAGCCTCGGCGTGCAGGGCGCGGCGGGGATCCAGGTCTGCCAGGTGGAGGGGCAGAAGCTCTACCGGCGGGTCGGCGCCGCCCTCCGCCCGACCAACCCCAACCCCGCCCTGCGCGCGTTCGTCGACTACCTGCGAGACGCCTCGGCCCGTCTCAGCGTCACCCTTCGCTAG
- a CDS encoding DMT family transporter has protein sequence MIAVVLAVLAAAANAVASVLQRRAARAAPAAEAFRPGLIWDLVRRPAWLGGIAALIAGFLLQAAALTSGGLALVQPLLVAELPITMLVAGWMFRVRVDSKTWLAVGSLTAGLAGFLAAASPTPGHRLPGLLTWVVSAGVTIGLLACCVAAAIALGGAARAVLLGMAAGLGFAYTAVLMKRTVDELPAGARTLAGSWSLWAMVAAGLCSLFLLQNALHSGPLVAVQPALTVTDPVASTAYGVAMFGEDIRTGPWVVPELTGMALILYGSVLLSRYAPLRKQAHMLGTRRRGPGEEGTRPATR, from the coding sequence ATGATCGCTGTTGTCCTGGCGGTGCTCGCCGCGGCGGCCAACGCCGTCGCGTCCGTACTGCAACGCCGGGCCGCCCGTGCCGCCCCCGCCGCCGAGGCGTTCCGGCCCGGCCTGATCTGGGACCTCGTGCGGCGGCCCGCCTGGCTGGGCGGCATCGCCGCGCTCATCGCCGGTTTCCTGCTGCAGGCGGCCGCCCTGACGAGCGGTGGGCTCGCGCTCGTCCAGCCCCTGCTCGTCGCGGAGCTGCCGATCACGATGCTGGTGGCCGGCTGGATGTTCCGGGTCCGGGTCGATTCCAAGACCTGGCTGGCCGTCGGCTCGCTGACGGCCGGCCTGGCGGGGTTCCTCGCGGCGGCCTCGCCCACCCCAGGCCACCGGCTTCCCGGCCTGCTGACCTGGGTGGTCTCGGCGGGCGTGACCATCGGGCTCCTCGCCTGCTGCGTGGCCGCCGCGATCGCCCTCGGCGGGGCCGCCCGCGCGGTGCTGCTCGGGATGGCCGCCGGGCTGGGGTTCGCCTACACCGCCGTCCTCATGAAGCGCACGGTGGACGAGTTGCCGGCCGGCGCGCGGACGCTCGCCGGCTCCTGGTCGCTGTGGGCCATGGTGGCCGCCGGGCTGTGCAGCCTGTTCCTGCTGCAGAACGCCCTGCACAGCGGTCCGCTCGTCGCCGTGCAGCCCGCGCTGACCGTGACCGACCCCGTGGCGAGCACGGCGTACGGCGTGGCGATGTTCGGCGAGGACATCCGCACGGGCCCGTGGGTGGTGCCCGAACTGACCGGCATGGCCCTCATCCTGTACGGCAGCGTGCTGCTGTCGCGGTACGCGCCGCTCAGGAAGCAGGCTCACATGCTCGGGACGCGGCGGCGAGGCCCGGGAGAAGAAGGGACTCGGCCGGCGACGCGGTGA
- a CDS encoding serine hydrolase, with protein sequence MSGKDAGGVPGAARLAAAAAACPGTLAVCVPGLLGVNEDVVLPLASTGKVLLLAALAQDMAAGVVDPDEQVPLLEEDYAGGSGLLTDLSARVWTAGDLALLTASVSDNTATNALLRRLGLARVDAAAAALGMARTRIHDRIREPRLPVHPPAFATGTARELAGLMRSLAHRREPWQRLLLGWMAHNTDRALVPALLPHEPEDRDPPVALPYAAGVWVANKTGTDAGTRADVGVMAGTRWEGYAVLAHGPVGREHALVQAIRQAGLAMAETVLPFGDDRVHRP encoded by the coding sequence GTGAGCGGAAAGGACGCCGGCGGCGTGCCGGGGGCGGCGCGGCTGGCCGCGGCGGCGGCCGCCTGTCCGGGCACGCTGGCGGTCTGCGTGCCCGGCCTGCTCGGCGTGAACGAGGACGTGGTGCTGCCGCTGGCCAGCACCGGCAAGGTGCTGCTGCTCGCGGCGCTCGCCCAGGACATGGCGGCGGGAGTGGTGGACCCGGACGAGCAGGTGCCGCTGCTCGAGGAGGACTACGCGGGCGGGTCGGGCCTGCTGACCGATCTTTCGGCCCGCGTCTGGACGGCCGGCGACCTCGCGCTGCTCACCGCCTCCGTGAGCGACAACACCGCGACGAACGCGCTGCTGCGGCGGCTCGGCCTCGCGCGCGTGGACGCGGCCGCCGCGGCGCTCGGGATGGCCAGGACCCGGATCCACGACAGGATCCGCGAGCCCAGGCTCCCGGTGCATCCGCCGGCCTTCGCCACCGGGACGGCGCGCGAGCTGGCCGGGCTCATGCGGTCCCTGGCGCACCGCCGCGAACCGTGGCAGCGGCTGCTGCTCGGCTGGATGGCGCACAACACCGACCGCGCGCTGGTGCCCGCGCTGCTCCCGCACGAGCCCGAGGACCGCGACCCGCCGGTGGCCCTGCCGTACGCCGCCGGGGTCTGGGTGGCGAACAAGACCGGCACGGACGCCGGCACCCGGGCCGACGTGGGCGTCATGGCCGGGACGCGGTGGGAGGGCTACGCGGTGCTCGCGCACGGGCCGGTGGGCCGCGAGCACGCCCTGGTCCAGGCGATCCGGCAGGCGGGCCTCGCCATGGCGGAAACCGTCCTGCCGTTCGGGGACGACCGGGTGCACCGGCCGTAG
- a CDS encoding phytoene/squalene synthase family protein, producing MTVPGAIPDPVPDRPPGPALRPVGAGPARAPAPVPLPLAYRHCERVVRTRARNFAYGIRLLAPPERRALSALYAFARRIDDIGDAAGPVDERLAALEEERAGLRAPRPDPADPVLVALRDTAARFPVPLEAFEELIDGCAADVAGAHYQSHDDLVGYCREVAGSIGRLSLGVFGLADGPGRDAGALRRAARLADSLGVALQLTNVLRDLREDRCAGRVYLPADDLRRFGCTLGLDASGAFTDPPERLARLVRYEAGRALGWYAEGTRLIPLLDRRSAACTAAMAGIYRRLLARIAADPARALAGRLSLTPWAKAMVAARAIAGAAR from the coding sequence GTGACGGTTCCCGGCGCGATTCCTGATCCCGTCCCCGACCGCCCGCCCGGCCCCGCGCTGCGCCCCGTCGGCGCGGGACCGGCACGCGCGCCGGCGCCCGTGCCGCTGCCGCTGGCCTACCGGCACTGTGAGCGCGTCGTGCGCACCCGGGCACGCAACTTCGCCTACGGGATCCGCCTGCTCGCCCCGCCCGAGCGCCGCGCGCTCAGCGCGCTCTACGCCTTCGCCCGGCGGATCGACGACATCGGCGACGCGGCCGGGCCGGTGGACGAGCGGCTGGCGGCGCTGGAGGAGGAGCGGGCGGGGCTGCGGGCGCCGCGGCCGGACCCGGCCGACCCCGTGCTGGTGGCCCTGCGGGACACCGCCGCGCGCTTCCCCGTCCCGCTGGAGGCGTTCGAGGAGCTGATCGACGGATGCGCCGCCGACGTCGCGGGCGCGCACTACCAGTCCCACGACGACCTGGTCGGCTACTGCCGGGAGGTCGCCGGGTCCATCGGGCGGCTGTCGCTCGGCGTCTTCGGCCTGGCCGACGGCCCGGGCCGCGACGCGGGGGCGCTGCGGCGCGCGGCGCGGCTCGCGGATTCCCTGGGGGTGGCGCTGCAGCTCACCAACGTGCTCAGGGACCTGCGTGAGGACCGCTGCGCGGGGCGGGTGTACCTGCCGGCCGACGACCTGCGCAGGTTCGGCTGCACGCTCGGCCTGGACGCGTCGGGGGCGTTCACCGACCCGCCCGAGCGGCTGGCGCGGCTCGTCCGGTACGAGGCCGGGCGGGCGCTCGGCTGGTACGCCGAGGGGACGCGCCTGATCCCGCTGCTCGACCGGCGCAGCGCGGCCTGCACCGCGGCGATGGCCGGGATCTACCGGCGCCTGCTCGCCCGCATCGCCGCCGACCCGGCCCGGGCGCTGGCCGGGCGGCTGTCGCTCACGCCCTGGGCGAAGGCGATGGTCGCGGCCCGGGCGATCGCGGGAGCGGCCCGATGA
- a CDS encoding MGDG synthase family glycosyltransferase, giving the protein MKDRALIVSASMGAGHDAVAAELARRLTVAGVRAETVDVLALLPLRLGALLRWWYRVVMLRAPWLYALVYRVFFVSRRAPSTSPLTVVAAAGLARVVRRVRPSLVVPVFHVAAQAAGHLRARGRLAAPSVVVLTDFAVHRLWLHPGNDRYLCPDAATALAVTAALGRPAFRCAPIVRPGFAASRDHAGTADVRARLGLRDGGPIVLVCAGSWGVGRVAETAGILARSGRYAPVVLCGRNERLRRRLGRLLGRAGAGAALGWRDDLAGLLASAYALVDNAGGLTCREAFAAGVPVVTYRPIAGHGGDGVRAMARAGVSVHVRRRRDLLRALDRLQPGLPGRAALTARAAALFTASPAESLLLPGLAAASRACEPAS; this is encoded by the coding sequence ATGAAGGACCGGGCTTTGATCGTCAGCGCGTCGATGGGCGCGGGCCACGACGCCGTCGCCGCCGAGCTGGCGCGCCGCCTGACCGTCGCCGGGGTGCGCGCGGAGACCGTGGACGTGCTCGCCCTGCTGCCGCTGCGGCTCGGCGCGCTGCTGCGGTGGTGGTACCGCGTGGTGATGCTGCGGGCGCCGTGGCTGTACGCGCTGGTCTACCGCGTCTTCTTCGTCTCACGCCGGGCCCCGTCCACCTCGCCGCTGACGGTGGTGGCCGCCGCCGGGCTGGCCCGGGTGGTGCGCCGGGTCCGCCCCTCGCTGGTCGTGCCGGTCTTCCACGTGGCCGCGCAGGCCGCGGGGCACCTGCGGGCGCGCGGCCGGCTCGCGGCGCCGAGCGTGGTCGTGCTGACCGACTTCGCCGTGCACCGCCTCTGGCTGCACCCCGGCAACGACCGCTACCTGTGCCCGGACGCGGCCACGGCCCTCGCCGTGACGGCCGCCCTCGGCCGTCCGGCCTTCCGCTGCGCCCCGATCGTCCGCCCCGGGTTCGCGGCGTCCCGCGACCACGCCGGCACGGCGGACGTCCGGGCCCGGCTCGGCCTGCGGGACGGCGGGCCGATCGTGCTCGTCTGTGCGGGATCCTGGGGGGTCGGCCGGGTCGCGGAGACCGCCGGGATCCTGGCCCGGTCGGGAAGGTACGCGCCCGTCGTGCTGTGCGGGCGCAACGAGCGGCTGCGCCGCCGTCTCGGGCGGCTGCTCGGCCGCGCCGGAGCGGGCGCCGCCCTCGGCTGGCGCGACGACCTGGCCGGCCTGCTCGCCTCCGCGTACGCGCTGGTCGACAACGCGGGCGGGCTGACCTGCAGGGAGGCGTTCGCGGCGGGGGTGCCGGTCGTCACCTACCGGCCCATCGCGGGCCACGGCGGGGACGGCGTGCGCGCGATGGCACGCGCCGGGGTGAGCGTCCACGTGCGCCGCCGCAGGGACCTGCTGCGGGCGCTCGACCGGCTCCAGCCCGGCCTGCCCGGGCGGGCCGCGCTCACCGCGCGGGCGGCCGCCCTGTTCACCGCGTCGCCGGCCGAGTCCCTTCTTCTCCCGGGCCTCGCCGCCGCGTCCCGAGCATGTGAGCCTGCTTCCTGA
- a CDS encoding L-threonylcarbamoyladenylate synthase → MTAGTSDIEKAAGVLRAGGLVAFPTETVYGLGADAGNSAAVARVFQAKGRPPSHPLIVHLADPEHLGEWAEDVPATARLLAERFWPGPLTLVLRRGRRVSLAATGGLETVGVRVPSHPVALALLSAFGGGVAAPSANRFGSVSPTTADHVRAELGDAVDFVLDGGPCEVGVESTIVDATGDTPSILRPGGVTREDLEAVLGFPLAVPATSSVRVPGQHPSHYAPRARVVLVEPEKVVAEAELAQELGHRVGVLVPPAFAGVPVKAHAVVAVPGSMAAYARRLYGFLRELDQRGCDLVVASVPEERGLGLAIANRLRRAAGPRPSD, encoded by the coding sequence GTGACGGCAGGAACCAGTGACATCGAGAAGGCGGCCGGTGTGCTGCGCGCCGGAGGCCTGGTGGCCTTTCCCACCGAAACCGTCTACGGTCTGGGCGCCGACGCCGGCAACTCCGCCGCCGTCGCGCGGGTCTTCCAGGCCAAGGGGCGCCCGCCCTCTCACCCGCTGATCGTCCACCTCGCCGACCCGGAGCATCTGGGCGAGTGGGCCGAGGACGTGCCCGCGACGGCGCGCCTGCTGGCCGAACGCTTCTGGCCGGGGCCGCTCACGCTGGTCCTGCGGCGCGGCCGCAGGGTGTCCCTCGCGGCGACGGGCGGCCTGGAGACGGTGGGCGTGCGCGTGCCGAGTCACCCCGTCGCGCTCGCGCTGCTGTCGGCCTTCGGCGGCGGTGTCGCGGCCCCGTCCGCCAACCGCTTCGGGTCGGTCAGCCCCACGACGGCGGACCACGTCCGCGCGGAGCTCGGTGACGCCGTCGACTTCGTGCTGGACGGCGGCCCCTGCGAGGTCGGCGTCGAGTCGACCATCGTCGACGCCACGGGCGACACCCCGAGCATCCTTCGCCCCGGCGGGGTGACGCGGGAGGACCTCGAAGCGGTGCTGGGGTTCCCTCTTGCCGTTCCCGCGACGAGCAGCGTGCGGGTGCCGGGTCAGCATCCCTCCCACTACGCGCCGCGGGCGCGGGTCGTCCTCGTCGAGCCCGAGAAGGTCGTCGCCGAAGCGGAGCTCGCGCAGGAGCTGGGGCACCGGGTGGGCGTCCTCGTTCCGCCCGCCTTCGCCGGCGTCCCGGTGAAGGCGCACGCCGTGGTGGCGGTCCCCGGCTCGATGGCGGCCTACGCCCGCCGGCTGTACGGGTTCCTGCGGGAGCTCGACCAGCGGGGGTGCGACCTCGTCGTCGCCTCCGTGCCGGAGGAGCGGGGGCTGGGACTCGCGATCGCCAACCGGCTTCGCCGCGCCGCGGGCCCCCGGCCCTCCGACTGA
- a CDS encoding amino acid ABC transporter ATP-binding protein: MSERRERISKHSGLDQPMVRVRAVRKRFGALEVLKGIDLDVPAGEVVCIVGPSGSGKSTLLRCVNRLETIDSGRIWVNGELMGYAERGGRLHALRPAELSRQRRGIGMVFQRFHLFPHRTAIENVMEGPVTVLGTRAAQARRQAEELLERVGLADRAHHYPAQLSGGQQQRVAIARSLAMRPSLMLFDEPTSALDPELVQEVLAVMRDLAATGMTMMVVTHEMNFAREVGDQLVFMDDGVIVERGDPREVLSAPRHERLRTFLGQVR; this comes from the coding sequence ATGAGCGAGCGGCGCGAGCGAATCAGTAAGCACAGCGGTCTCGACCAGCCGATGGTGCGCGTCCGCGCGGTCCGCAAGCGGTTCGGCGCGCTGGAGGTGCTCAAGGGCATCGACCTCGACGTCCCCGCCGGCGAGGTGGTGTGCATCGTCGGCCCGTCGGGGTCGGGCAAGTCGACCCTGCTGCGCTGCGTCAACCGCCTGGAGACGATCGACTCGGGGCGGATCTGGGTGAACGGCGAGCTGATGGGCTACGCCGAGCGCGGCGGCCGGCTGCACGCGCTGCGCCCGGCCGAGCTGTCCCGGCAGCGGCGCGGCATCGGCATGGTGTTCCAGCGCTTCCACCTGTTCCCGCACCGCACCGCGATCGAGAACGTCATGGAGGGGCCGGTCACCGTGCTGGGCACGCGCGCCGCCCAGGCCAGGCGGCAGGCGGAGGAGCTGCTCGAGCGGGTCGGCCTGGCCGACCGCGCCCACCACTACCCGGCCCAGCTGTCCGGGGGCCAGCAGCAGCGGGTGGCCATCGCCCGCAGCCTCGCCATGCGGCCCAGCCTGATGCTGTTCGACGAGCCGACCAGCGCCCTCGACCCCGAGCTGGTGCAGGAGGTGCTGGCCGTCATGCGGGACCTGGCGGCGACCGGCATGACCATGATGGTCGTCACGCACGAGATGAACTTCGCCCGCGAGGTCGGCGACCAGCTCGTGTTCATGGACGACGGCGTCATCGTCGAGCGCGGCGACCCGCGCGAGGTGCTCTCCGCGCCCCGCCACGAGCGGCTGCGCACCTTCCTCGGGCAGGTCCGGTGA
- a CDS encoding polysaccharide deacetylase family protein → MRPHALAAAGLALLHAGPGAAWLPPVRRLLPSLAGEGDPGHVALTFDDGPDPRSTPLFLDELDRLGCLATFFVLGELLERHPEVGRSIARAGHEVAVHGWRHGNALVARPGRVAAEIGRAARLVAAVTGVPPSWYRPPYGVLSAEALLAARWHGLRPVLWTAWGADWTARATPGSVLRTLEPGLCGGATLLLHDCDHTSAPGSWRSALGALAGVVGRCRAAGLRVGPLGAHGVGVPGAAGAHRFPAPASFYPRPEARPEA, encoded by the coding sequence ATGCGACCTCACGCACTCGCCGCCGCCGGACTGGCCCTGCTCCACGCGGGACCGGGGGCGGCCTGGCTGCCTCCGGTCCGCCGCCTGCTGCCGTCCCTGGCGGGCGAGGGCGATCCCGGGCACGTGGCGCTGACCTTCGACGACGGGCCGGACCCGCGGTCGACCCCGCTGTTCCTCGACGAGCTGGACCGGCTCGGGTGCCTGGCGACCTTCTTCGTCCTCGGCGAGCTGCTCGAACGCCACCCCGAGGTCGGGCGGAGCATCGCGCGGGCCGGTCACGAGGTGGCCGTGCACGGCTGGCGGCACGGCAACGCCCTGGTCGCCCGGCCGGGCAGGGTCGCGGCGGAGATCGGCAGGGCCGCGCGCCTCGTCGCCGCCGTCACCGGCGTACCGCCCTCGTGGTATCGGCCGCCGTACGGCGTGCTGAGCGCCGAGGCGCTGCTCGCGGCCCGGTGGCACGGCCTGCGGCCGGTGCTGTGGACGGCCTGGGGCGCGGACTGGACGGCGCGGGCCACGCCCGGCTCGGTGCTGCGCACCCTGGAGCCCGGCCTGTGCGGCGGGGCGACGCTGCTGCTGCACGACTGCGACCACACCTCCGCCCCGGGTTCCTGGCGCTCGGCGCTGGGCGCGCTCGCCGGCGTGGTCGGCCGCTGCCGGGCCGCCGGACTGCGGGTCGGGCCGCTGGGCGCCCACGGTGTGGGTGTACCCGGCGCCGCGGGGGCCCATCGGTTCCCGGCTCCGGCGAGCTTTTACCCCCGGCCGGAAGCGCGGCCGGAAGCGTAA
- a CDS encoding N-acyl-D-amino-acid deacylase family protein, translating to MTGFDLLVRGGLLVDGTGRPGRPADVGVAAGRLTVLAPGEAPRTGGATEVIDARGRVVSPGFVDVHTHSDGVTLLGPSGGGADDGSGRALVRASVLQGVTTEICGNCGSGLFPALPERLPAMRAEARITFGGDVGMYADFAAFAAAHARVPRANHLASLVGHGTLRAGVLGPVDRPARPAELRTMCALLDASLSQGAAGLSTGLIYTPGSYAGTDEVVALAAVAARHGKPYVTHLRDEMSRVEEALEEAIEISRRSGAALHVSHHKTAGRYAWGRTERTLPRIAALRAEGMDVTCDVYPYTAGSTALAAMLPPWANDGGLAALTARLGDPAERDRMRRAIAEGVPGWENTVGNGGWDRISVACAPRHPHTEGRTIADLAASAGADPLDVAAGLLVAEAGEVTIISHSMVEEDVRRVLAAPYAMIGSDGVPKPGGRPHPRWAGTFPRVLGRYVRELGLLRLEEAVHKMTGMAAARFGLAGRGVIRDGAHADLVVFDPAAVADLATFTEPLLPPAGIDVVVAGGRVVVRDGEETGARPGSVLAL from the coding sequence GTGACCGGCTTCGACCTGCTCGTGCGGGGCGGCCTGCTGGTGGACGGCACGGGCCGCCCCGGACGGCCCGCCGACGTCGGCGTGGCCGCCGGGCGGCTGACCGTGCTGGCCCCGGGCGAGGCCCCCCGCACGGGCGGCGCGACGGAGGTGATCGACGCGCGCGGGCGCGTCGTCTCCCCCGGGTTCGTCGACGTGCACACGCACTCCGACGGCGTCACGCTGCTCGGCCCGTCCGGCGGCGGCGCAGACGACGGCTCCGGCAGGGCGCTGGTGCGGGCGTCGGTGCTGCAGGGCGTCACCACCGAGATCTGCGGCAACTGCGGGTCCGGCCTGTTCCCTGCCCTGCCGGAGCGGCTGCCGGCCATGCGCGCCGAGGCGCGGATCACCTTCGGCGGCGACGTCGGCATGTACGCCGACTTCGCGGCTTTCGCCGCCGCGCACGCGCGGGTGCCCCGGGCCAACCACCTGGCCTCGCTGGTCGGCCACGGCACGCTCAGGGCGGGCGTGCTCGGCCCGGTCGACCGGCCCGCCCGGCCCGCCGAGCTGCGCACGATGTGCGCGCTGCTCGACGCGTCCCTGTCGCAGGGCGCGGCCGGGCTGTCCACCGGCCTCATCTACACCCCCGGCTCGTACGCCGGGACCGACGAGGTCGTGGCGCTGGCCGCGGTGGCCGCCCGGCACGGCAAGCCGTACGTCACCCACCTGCGTGACGAGATGTCCCGCGTGGAGGAGGCGCTGGAGGAGGCGATCGAGATCTCCCGGCGCAGCGGCGCGGCGCTGCACGTCTCGCACCACAAGACCGCGGGCCGGTACGCCTGGGGACGCACCGAGCGCACCCTGCCGCGCATCGCCGCGCTGCGGGCCGAGGGGATGGACGTCACCTGCGACGTCTACCCCTACACCGCGGGCAGCACGGCGCTGGCCGCCATGCTGCCGCCCTGGGCGAACGACGGCGGCCTGGCGGCGCTCACGGCGCGGCTCGGCGACCCCGCCGAGCGGGACAGAATGCGCCGGGCCATCGCCGAGGGCGTGCCCGGCTGGGAGAACACGGTCGGCAACGGCGGCTGGGACCGCATCTCGGTCGCCTGCGCGCCCCGCCATCCCCACACCGAGGGCAGGACCATCGCCGACCTCGCGGCCTCGGCCGGCGCCGACCCCCTCGACGTGGCCGCCGGCCTGCTGGTGGCCGAGGCGGGCGAGGTGACGATCATCAGCCACTCGATGGTGGAGGAGGACGTGCGGCGGGTGCTGGCCGCGCCGTACGCGATGATCGGTTCCGACGGCGTGCCGAAGCCCGGCGGGCGTCCGCACCCGCGCTGGGCCGGGACGTTCCCCCGGGTGCTCGGCCGGTACGTCCGGGAGCTGGGGCTGCTCCGGCTGGAGGAGGCGGTGCACAAGATGACCGGGATGGCCGCGGCCCGTTTCGGGCTGGCCGGGCGCGGTGTGATCCGCGACGGCGCGCACGCCGACCTGGTGGTCTTCGACCCCGCGGCGGTGGCCGACCTGGCCACGTTCACCGAGCCGCTGCTGCCGCCCGCCGGGATCGACGTGGTCGTCGCGGGTGGTCGGGTGGTCGTGCGCGACGGTGAGGAGACCGGCGCGCGTCCGGGTTCGGTGCTGGCATTGTGA
- a CDS encoding SPW repeat protein codes for MVGPTGLERHPDVTELRQTYDRAGSTAPAQVLEGLSFLAGLYLALSPWIVGFFGLRGLTVSNLVTGLVISALALGLASAYGRTYGLGWLLPLLGVWAIVSPFVVRAGREATATTIWNNVAIGIVTLALGAAALAMAQAFRRHERGERSARRLGNW; via the coding sequence ATGGTTGGACCCACCGGCCTCGAGCGTCATCCCGACGTCACCGAACTGCGACAGACGTACGATCGGGCGGGCTCGACGGCCCCCGCCCAGGTATTGGAGGGGTTGTCCTTCCTGGCCGGTCTTTACCTGGCCCTCTCGCCGTGGATCGTCGGGTTCTTCGGACTTCGCGGCCTGACCGTCAGCAACCTCGTCACCGGCCTCGTGATCTCCGCCCTCGCTCTCGGGCTCGCGTCCGCCTACGGCCGCACGTACGGACTGGGGTGGCTGCTCCCGCTGCTCGGAGTGTGGGCGATCGTCTCGCCGTTTGTGGTGCGCGCCGGGCGTGAGGCCACGGCGACGACCATCTGGAACAACGTGGCGATCGGCATCGTGACCCTTGCGCTGGGAGCCGCCGCACTGGCGATGGCACAGGCGTTCCGCCGGCATGAGCGCGGCGAGCGGAGCGCGCGCAGGCTAGGCAACTGGTGA
- the hpnC gene encoding squalene synthase HpnC — protein MSAADVRDAARRENFPVAARLLPRAYRRDLMAVYCFARYVDDVGDEADPAERPALLDAVEADLGRLYAGGSPRLPAVRALTPLVAGRGVPRAHFLHLVEANRRDQVVRRYDTFAQLLAYCELSANPVGRIVLHVFGAATPDRARLSDRICSALQVIEHCQDVGEDHARGRVYLPAEDLRRFGCRETDLAAPHASPRLRRAVALQARRAATLLDEGMPLLETLSGFARTAVAGYVAGGRAALAALERGRHDVLGRAVRARRRAVLGEWARVLKEVNGDGSRRDS, from the coding sequence ATGTCCGCAGCGGACGTACGCGACGCCGCGCGCCGGGAGAACTTCCCGGTGGCCGCCCGGCTGCTGCCGCGCGCGTACCGCCGCGACCTGATGGCGGTGTACTGCTTCGCCCGTTACGTGGACGACGTCGGCGACGAGGCGGACCCCGCCGAGCGGCCCGCCCTGCTCGACGCGGTGGAGGCCGACCTGGGCCGCCTCTACGCCGGGGGGAGCCCGCGGCTGCCCGCCGTGCGGGCGCTGACCCCGCTGGTCGCCGGGCGGGGCGTGCCGCGGGCGCACTTCCTCCACCTCGTGGAGGCCAACCGGCGCGACCAGGTGGTGCGGCGTTACGACACCTTCGCGCAGTTGCTGGCCTACTGCGAGCTGTCCGCCAACCCGGTCGGCCGGATCGTCCTGCACGTGTTCGGCGCGGCCACGCCGGATCGGGCGCGGCTGTCGGACCGCATCTGCTCGGCCCTGCAGGTGATCGAGCACTGCCAGGACGTGGGCGAGGACCACGCCCGCGGCCGGGTCTACCTCCCCGCCGAGGACCTGCGCAGGTTCGGCTGCCGCGAGACCGACCTCGCCGCCCCGCACGCGTCCCCGCGGCTGCGCCGGGCCGTGGCCCTGCAGGCTCGCCGCGCCGCGACGCTGCTGGACGAGGGCATGCCGCTGCTGGAGACGCTGAGCGGGTTCGCGCGTACCGCGGTGGCCGGGTACGTCGCGGGCGGCCGGGCCGCGCTCGCGGCGCTGGAACGCGGGCGGCACGACGTCCTCGGCCGGGCGGTCCGCGCGCGCCGCCGCGCGGTGCTCGGCGAGTGGGCACGCGTGCTGAAGGAGGTGAACGGTGACGGTTCCCGGCGCGATTCCTGA